In Clostridiisalibacter paucivorans DSM 22131, the genomic stretch TATATCATAGTTATAATAACTTAATATTTGTAATAATGTACTGCCACAAAATTTATCTGTATAGTTTTCTCTACTAATTTTATTGATTACATTTAGATTGGCACAATCTTTATTATATTTGTCATTTTTATTGAGCATAGTAACGTGATTTCCCCAACATCTACCTTTAACAAAATCTACATCTACTGCAAATGCTTTATTTCCTGTATTATGTAATTTATAAACTCCTTCTTCAAAATCATAGAAAAAATTTATTTCATATCCTTTTATTTCTTTTAGAAATACACAAGATAATAAACTGTCTATATCATCGCTTAATACTAAATCAAATTTTTGGTTGTCCTCTACCCACTTTGGAAATTTTTCTCTTACCTCTTTTTTCATTTTTGTTATCGTATGCCGTAAGTGTTGCTAATGCAGGGTACAAACCCACATTTGGTTTTGTTACTTTAAAATTTATTACTTTAATACTCCTTTTTTGTTTTTGTTTGAATGGCATAACTGCACCTTCCTCTCATTTTTTATTTTTATTTTTGTTTATTTTTATAAATTTATTAACCTATTACTTTTTACTTTTATCAACTTTCTTTTCTATGTTCCTTTTTGCTATTTCCCTTGCTTTATCAGAGTTTAAGAAATTAACCCATTGGTGGTATCTGTTTATATTTATTGCTTGTATTTCATTCTCCAACATAGAAATATAGTTTCGCTTTACATCTAGTGCCTTTGCCACATCCTCCTGTCTTAGTCCTTTTACCATTCTTAACCTTTTGAGTTGATGTCCTCGTAACAATATAATCATTCCTTTCAATTTTTATTTTTATATTTATGTAATTACATTTACAAAATAGTCATTTAAAAAAATAATAGAAGGGGAATAAACCCCTCCTATTAAAGGATACCTACTATGCATTTGTAGATTTAATACAAACAACTCCATCGTCTTTTACAAGTTTAACTGCATACATCATATCTGCAAATACATTTGTTCTTTTGTATTTTGCCTCTCTGTCTAACTCTATGTCTAAGTTTTTCGCCATTTTATATCCTAAACTACCCTTCTTAATTATTAAAGTTATACATTCTCCAGCAGTAGAGTCGTATGTCCCTTTATCGCTTATGTAAACTGGAATACCTCTGTAGAAACCTAATAGACCATTTCTGATAAGTCCATTATTTTGCATAGTTGTAGTATTTTGTGCATCTGTAAACTCATTCATAGCATAAAAACTAGGGATTAATAAACTATTAACAACTATACCTGCAAATTCTTCAATATCCCTTTCATCGCCATAATTTAACATTCCAGTTTCTATTTCTGCATTTGTTATTGCTTTAGGGTCTGCACAAGTTGTTTGTAGTGGTGTAGTTTTTGCTTCTGCGATTAAGTCATCATCCAATTTTCGAGCCATTACTAAACCTGTTTGTGTTGCTCCTTCGTCAAGTTGGTTACCTAGATTAGTTTTGTTGCTAGAATCGTAAACCATAACACCTTTACCCACCTGTTTAATAGTTGCATATGACTCTGTCTGTTGCATTTCCTCTGTAGATATTGCATCCCCTTTAGTCATTTCTGTAGGTTGTCCGATTAATCCCCATTTTGGAAATGCTATCTTCTCTCCTTGTCCCATACCTTCCAAATCTCCTAAAGGTCTTGCAAGGTTTAGTACCTTAACTTTTCCCTCGAATTTTTCCCTTGTTAATTGTGCATAAATATCTCTTTGTATTAATGCCATATTAAATCATTCCTTTCACATTTTATTTTTTTATGTATAAAAAAAGATACTTCCACATCTTGTAGAAATACCTTTATTTAGATAATTGTTTATATAGTTCTGCATTTGTTTCGTAAAGTTGTTGTCTTTCCATATAAGACATATTTTTAAACTGTTCTTTTGTTACTGTTGTTTCAGTTTTCTTTTTATTATTCTTAGGTTTATAACTATTATCTAGTTCGTGGCTATTAAAAATTTCCTCTAATTCTTCAATAGCATCTTCTAAACCTTCATCACCAACATTTAAGTATTTAGATAATCCTGTAGGTAAATTCTTCTCCTTTAATGTATCTGCTATTTTATATTGTCTTTCCTTTGCTAATAATTCTTTTTCTTTCTTTTCTAATGCTATTTCCTTTTCTGACTTCTGCTTTGGTTTAAGTTCAGATATTTCACTTTCCAATGGTTTAATTTTATCATTGTAAAGTTGAGTTCTGACCTTATCCTCTGCACCTTGTATTGCTTTTTCAAATTCTTCCTTTGACATATTTTCTTTCCATTCCATATAATCATTCCTTTCTAGTTGCTATTCTAAGCCCCTTAAATCAAGTTGCCATATCATAGCACCTATTTTTATTTTTTATTATAATAAGGGCTATATACTGTAATTAGCCCTTTATTATTTGCTTTAATTTGTCCATACTATTACTGTTTAAATTCTTTCTATAATGTATATAATGCGATAGCATACTTTTAGACACTCCTATTTTGTTTGCTATATACACATACTTAATACCATTTTCTTTACAATAATTTTTTAGTTCCTGCCTTAAATCTTTAATGCTATCACATCCTTTCGTTTGTTTATTTATTTGGTTTTGGTTAATGAAAGTTGACTAAAAAAAATAAGAAAAGCAGGGGGAGTACCCTGCAATATTAAATTTGAAAATAAAAATTTTAATAAAATAAAAGAACTTTTTTCAAAAAAGGGTTGTATTTTTGGTTTATGTAGGATATAATAAGAATAACATAGAATATAATGGTGTATTTTAGGTAAAAATAAACTACCCCTTCCTATATTAATATACTGTGCAGGGGTAACTATTTTATCCTACATTTCCATCGAAATAAATCTTATGGTATATATTGTTATACTTTTCTACGCTTTCTAGTGTTGTAAGTCCTTTTTCAATTAATTCTTTTTCTCTATCTTTCATGAAAAATCTCTCCTTTTCCCTTTTTGTTAGTTGCTTTGTTTTAACTTTATTCTTATATTTGTAATTATCTATATAGTTAACATATTGTTTTAAAGCATCAATAACACTAAATACAACTTGTTTAGTATATCTATTATTTAATTTTTTTTCATCATAACATTTTAATACTCCTTCAACATCTAAATATTGCATATGTGCTTTATCTTTTGTACTTTTCATCCTAATTACTGTTTCTTGTATATTATTAATTTTTTCCTCTACTCTTAAAAAGTTTTTAATTAAATATCTTTTGTGTTCATGTTTCATTTTTTCTAAAACATAATCTATAATAAATTCTTTATCTATATTATCCCTTACAAAATCTATTATTGTTTTAACTCCTTGTTCATCCAGTAATTCACCTATCTTATTTAATAGTGGAGTTATTTCTTCTTTTTCATGCAACATTCTATTATATTTATCTGTATAATTTATATTATATTTTTTATCTATCTTGTTTTTAACTTGTTTTATAACATTTTTTACTGCTTGTCGGCTAACTCCCATCTTTTTAGCCGTTTTAGTTATATTTACACGTCTAATATTAAATATGTCTATGTTTTCCGTTGCTGACAATAATAATTCTTCTATATATTCCTTTTGTCTATTAGTTAAATTATTTGCTATTACATCCTTTGCAACATTCATATATTCATTTTCTTTATAATCTATGTACGTAGAGCCATAAGATCTATAGGAGTCAACGGCACTATCAATAATGTAGGAACTCT encodes the following:
- a CDS encoding helix-turn-helix domain-containing protein — encoded protein: MIILLRGHQLKRLRMVKGLRQEDVAKALDVKRNYISMLENEIQAININRYHQWVNFLNSDKAREIAKRNIEKKVDKSKK